The following proteins come from a genomic window of Sphingobium cloacae:
- a CDS encoding SPOR domain-containing protein, with product MTRYHPWILASLLLAGAAHAQSDQAQLTRPAGAAELNSHLSRLADNPRDVMSLIGAGEAALELDDPRAAAGFFARAEAVQPSNGRIKAGLGRVMLKMQNPAEALRQFDQAARLGYPDSGFLSDRALARDLTGDQAGAQRDYQAALQKAPDDPELIRRYAASLGISGQIEASDKVLQPLLYKSDRAAWRYRAFILAMNNRQADAKKIAEQTMPAQLASALTPYMQKMPYLTAAQKAAAVHFGHFPTNVGTRIAAVTPTAPPPSAAASATAAPVAATPAPSAAREGRRSRGADRGAARVAQATANPAPAASSPAPAPTPSAPMADPYRSPPSTAVAASQPPAPQTQAQQAQTQQVQTQQVQTQQVRPQQTPQPQPVPSRPMVAPAQPAPQPQPRQVQATPPSVRQAEVAPPPASPSGSVQGPPAPGFESTQVARAPAAAPAQQAHPGPSAPPARAPAATVQMAVPATQAAAAAPAPRPDPHATRTLADIIHAIDVPESEMKPSVAPVDLAEVAALQAARRAEREAAADKAKKAAAAKAKAEADAKAKKEAAEKKRLADNPARSWVQIGTGSDKGALAFTLRNLRKKYEEVAPQDGWTASWGRTNRLLIGPFPSFTRARAVESKLKGAGADAFAWQSGAGEVVERIGGK from the coding sequence GTGACACGATATCATCCATGGATTCTGGCCTCTCTCCTGCTGGCGGGAGCGGCCCACGCCCAGTCCGATCAGGCGCAACTGACCCGCCCTGCCGGCGCTGCCGAGCTCAATTCGCACCTGTCGCGTCTTGCCGACAATCCGCGCGACGTCATGTCTTTGATCGGCGCGGGGGAAGCCGCGCTGGAACTGGACGATCCCCGCGCGGCGGCGGGCTTCTTCGCCCGGGCCGAAGCGGTCCAGCCCAGTAACGGCCGAATCAAGGCCGGGCTGGGCCGCGTGATGCTGAAGATGCAGAACCCGGCCGAAGCGCTGCGCCAGTTCGATCAGGCGGCGCGCCTGGGCTACCCCGATAGCGGTTTCCTGTCCGACCGCGCCCTGGCCCGCGATCTCACCGGCGACCAGGCGGGCGCGCAACGGGATTATCAGGCCGCGTTGCAGAAAGCGCCGGACGACCCGGAACTGATCCGCCGCTATGCCGCGTCGCTGGGCATATCGGGACAGATCGAGGCATCGGACAAGGTGCTCCAGCCGTTGCTCTACAAGAGCGATCGCGCCGCATGGCGGTATCGCGCCTTCATCCTGGCGATGAACAACAGGCAGGCGGACGCGAAGAAGATTGCGGAGCAGACCATGCCCGCGCAACTGGCGAGCGCCCTCACGCCCTATATGCAGAAAATGCCTTATCTGACGGCCGCGCAGAAGGCGGCGGCGGTGCATTTCGGGCATTTCCCGACCAATGTCGGCACGCGCATCGCGGCGGTGACCCCGACCGCGCCGCCGCCCTCCGCCGCCGCATCGGCAACCGCCGCGCCCGTTGCGGCCACCCCGGCGCCTTCGGCCGCGCGGGAGGGCCGCCGGTCGCGCGGCGCGGATCGCGGCGCGGCAAGAGTGGCGCAGGCCACGGCCAATCCCGCACCGGCCGCTTCGTCTCCCGCGCCCGCCCCGACGCCCTCCGCGCCGATGGCGGACCCGTATCGCTCGCCCCCTTCGACGGCCGTCGCGGCGTCACAGCCGCCCGCGCCGCAGACCCAGGCACAGCAGGCCCAGACACAGCAGGTCCAGACACAGCAGGTCCAGACACAGCAGGTCCGGCCGCAGCAGACCCCGCAGCCGCAGCCCGTTCCCTCCCGTCCTATGGTCGCTCCCGCGCAGCCCGCGCCTCAGCCTCAGCCTCGGCAGGTGCAGGCTACGCCGCCATCCGTGCGTCAGGCCGAAGTCGCGCCGCCGCCAGCCTCTCCGTCGGGCAGCGTGCAGGGACCGCCAGCGCCGGGCTTCGAATCCACGCAGGTCGCGCGTGCCCCGGCGGCGGCTCCGGCGCAGCAGGCCCATCCCGGCCCATCCGCCCCGCCGGCGCGCGCGCCGGCCGCGACGGTTCAAATGGCCGTTCCCGCCACGCAAGCCGCCGCAGCCGCGCCAGCGCCACGACCCGATCCCCACGCGACGCGGACGCTGGCGGACATCATCCACGCCATCGACGTGCCGGAATCGGAGATGAAGCCCAGCGTCGCGCCGGTCGATCTGGCCGAGGTCGCCGCCTTGCAGGCCGCCCGCCGCGCCGAGCGCGAAGCCGCCGCGGACAAGGCGAAGAAGGCCGCCGCCGCCAAGGCCAAGGCCGAAGCGGACGCCAAGGCGAAGAAGGAAGCGGCCGAAAAGAAGCGGCTGGCCGACAATCCCGCCCGTAGCTGGGTCCAGATCGGCACCGGATCGGACAAGGGGGCGCTGGCCTTCACCTTGCGGAACCTTCGCAAGAAATATGAGGAGGTCGCGCCGCAGGATGGATGGACGGCATCGTGGGGCCGCACCAATCGCCTGCTGATCGGCCCCTTTCCCAGCTTCACGCGCGCCAGGGCGGTGGAATCCAAGCTCAAGGGCGCGGGCGCGGATGCCTTCGCCTGGCAAAGCGGCGCGGGCGAGGTGGTCGAGCGGATCGGCGGCAAATAA
- a CDS encoding deoxyguanosinetriphosphate triphosphohydrolase codes for MTTLASYASHPGRSRGRFHPEPGGEVRGPRDMFQRDRDRIIHSISFRRLRHKTQVFVSPDGDHFRVRLTHSLEVAQIGRTTARTLGLNEDLTEALCLAHDIGHPPFGHAGEDALEAALEDQGGFDHNAHTLRTLMLLESPYPLFRGLNLSWEMLEGLAKHNGPVDRPGWAMREVDALFPLDLASHASLEAQLAAISDDIAYDNHDIDDGLRAGLLTLDQLLTVPLVKSCWDRVRARYPDVPEDRLLRELVREQIGVMANDLIAATRANIAASGVGTVEDVRQAGQALVGFSPELAAQERELKRFMYAALYHHPEQLAAAERARVIVTDLFRAYHDRPGLMPSEWRDDCALDEPQRSRHIADFIAGMTDRYAEKRHAEIYGETVFT; via the coding sequence ATGACGACGCTTGCTTCCTACGCCTCCCATCCCGGCCGGAGCCGGGGCCGGTTCCATCCCGAGCCGGGCGGCGAAGTGCGGGGCCCGCGCGACATGTTCCAGCGCGACCGCGACCGCATCATCCATTCCATCTCCTTCCGCCGCCTGCGCCACAAGACGCAGGTGTTCGTATCGCCCGACGGCGATCATTTCCGCGTCCGCCTGACCCACAGCCTGGAAGTCGCGCAGATCGGCCGCACCACCGCCCGCACGCTGGGCCTGAACGAGGATCTGACCGAGGCGCTGTGCCTGGCCCATGACATCGGCCACCCGCCCTTCGGCCATGCGGGCGAGGACGCGCTGGAAGCGGCGCTGGAGGATCAGGGCGGCTTCGACCACAACGCCCATACGCTGCGCACGCTGATGCTGCTGGAAAGCCCCTATCCGCTGTTCCGGGGCCTCAATCTCAGTTGGGAAATGCTGGAGGGGCTGGCCAAGCATAACGGTCCCGTCGACCGTCCGGGCTGGGCCATGCGGGAAGTCGACGCGCTCTTCCCGCTCGATCTTGCCAGCCATGCCTCGCTGGAGGCGCAGCTCGCGGCGATTTCGGACGACATCGCCTATGACAATCACGATATCGACGACGGATTGCGCGCGGGGCTGCTGACGCTGGACCAGTTGCTGACGGTGCCGCTGGTCAAGAGTTGCTGGGACAGGGTGCGCGCCCGCTATCCCGATGTGCCGGAGGACAGGCTGCTGCGCGAACTGGTGCGCGAGCAGATCGGCGTGATGGCGAACGACCTGATCGCCGCGACCCGCGCCAATATCGCGGCGTCGGGCGTCGGGACGGTGGAGGATGTGCGGCAAGCCGGACAGGCGCTGGTCGGCTTCTCCCCCGAACTCGCCGCGCAGGAGCGGGAACTCAAGCGCTTCATGTATGCCGCGCTCTACCACCATCCCGAACAGCTTGCCGCCGCCGAGCGGGCGCGGGTGATCGTCACCGACCTGTTCCGCGCCTATCATGACCGGCCCGGCCTGATGCCTTCCGAATGGCGGGACGATTGCGCGCTGGATGAACCGCAGCGCAGCCGCCACATCGCCGATTTCATCGCGGGCATGACGGATCGCTACGCCGAAAAGCGGCATGCGGAAATATATGGCGAGACCGTTTTTACCTGA
- the gcvPA gene encoding aminomethyl-transferring glycine dehydrogenase subunit GcvPA: MRYLPLTDSDRREMLSVIGAASVDDLFVDVPAEARLSGTIPGLPDHAGELAVERHMAKLARQNLSAGEAPFFLGAGAYRHHVPASVDHLIQRGEFLTAYTPYQPEIAQGTLQVLFEFQTQVARLLGCDVANASMYDGSTACWEAIGMARRITKRGKALLSSGLHPHYVSVAQTMAKFTGDLLVHDAPKLDAAMDIDALIAAIDQDTNCVVVQYPDILGRIADLAPLADAAHEAGALLVAVVTEPVALGAIAAPGHMGADIVVGEGQSIGVGLQFGGPYLGLFGCKQKYVRQMPGRLCGETVDAAGQRGFVLTLSTREQHIRREKATSNICTNSGLCALAFSIHMTLLGEKGLRDLAALNHGLAAQAADRLAQVPGVALLNDAFFNEFTLILSRDARAVVRNLADRGVLGGVSLGRLFPGAPEIAKGLVVAVTETVTAQDIETFAKALEEELA; the protein is encoded by the coding sequence ATGCGCTACCTACCCCTCACCGACAGCGACCGGCGGGAGATGCTCTCCGTCATCGGCGCGGCCAGCGTGGACGATCTGTTCGTCGACGTGCCCGCCGAGGCCCGCCTGAGCGGCACGATTCCGGGCCTGCCCGACCATGCCGGCGAACTGGCGGTCGAACGCCATATGGCGAAGCTGGCGCGGCAGAATCTGTCGGCGGGGGAAGCGCCCTTTTTCCTGGGCGCGGGCGCATACCGCCACCATGTCCCCGCCAGCGTCGACCACCTGATCCAGCGCGGCGAGTTCCTGACCGCCTACACGCCCTATCAGCCGGAAATCGCGCAGGGCACGCTTCAGGTGCTGTTCGAATTCCAGACGCAGGTCGCCCGCCTCCTGGGCTGCGACGTCGCCAACGCCTCCATGTATGACGGCTCGACCGCCTGCTGGGAAGCGATCGGCATGGCCCGCCGCATCACCAAGCGCGGCAAGGCGCTGCTCTCCTCGGGCCTGCATCCGCATTATGTCTCGGTCGCGCAGACGATGGCGAAGTTCACCGGCGACCTGCTGGTCCACGATGCGCCGAAGCTCGACGCCGCGATGGACATCGACGCCCTGATCGCCGCCATCGACCAGGATACGAACTGCGTCGTCGTCCAATATCCCGACATCCTCGGCCGCATCGCCGACCTGGCCCCGCTGGCTGACGCCGCGCATGAAGCGGGCGCTTTGCTGGTCGCGGTCGTGACCGAGCCGGTCGCGCTGGGAGCCATTGCCGCGCCCGGCCATATGGGCGCGGACATCGTGGTGGGCGAGGGGCAGTCGATCGGCGTCGGCCTGCAATTTGGCGGCCCCTATCTGGGCCTTTTCGGCTGCAAGCAGAAATATGTCCGCCAGATGCCCGGACGCCTGTGCGGCGAGACGGTGGACGCGGCGGGCCAGCGTGGCTTCGTGCTGACCCTCTCCACCCGCGAACAGCATATCCGCCGGGAAAAGGCGACCTCCAACATCTGCACCAATTCCGGCCTGTGCGCGCTGGCGTTCAGCATCCACATGACGCTGCTGGGCGAAAAGGGACTGCGTGACCTCGCGGCGCTCAACCATGGCCTTGCCGCGCAGGCGGCGGATCGCCTGGCGCAGGTGCCGGGCGTCGCATTGCTCAACGACGCCTTCTTCAACGAATTCACGCTGATCCTTTCCAGGGACGCCCGCGCAGTCGTCCGCAACCTTGCCGACAGGGGCGTGCTGGGCGGCGTATCGCTGGGCCGCCTGTTCCCGGGCGCGCCGGAAATCGCCAAAGGCCTTGTCGTCGCGGTCACCGAAACGGTGACGGCGCAGGACATCGAAACATTCGCCAAGGCGCTGGAGGAGGAACTGGCATGA
- a CDS encoding D-alanine--D-alanine ligase produces MSRGPWHVAVLMGGWSAERSVSLSSGEGVARALESRGHRVTRIDMDRDVALRLAETKPDVVFNALHGVPGEDGTVQGMMDLMGLTYTHSGLATSVIAIDKQLTKQALVPHGIPMPGGQVVKSESLFAGDPLPRPYVVKPVNEGSSVGVAIVTQGGNYGSPIGRDVEGPWLHFEELLAEPYIRGRELTTAVLGEEALLVTELQPKSGFYDFDAKYTDGMTEHVCPADIPDDIAQACKAISLRAHKLLGCKGASRSDFRWDDTRGIDGLFLLEVNTQPGMTPLSLVPEQAARLGIEYAELVERIVEDALKEGPEMGASHG; encoded by the coding sequence ATGAGCCGGGGTCCGTGGCATGTCGCCGTCCTGATGGGCGGCTGGTCGGCGGAGCGGTCCGTCTCGCTGTCGAGCGGGGAGGGTGTCGCCAGGGCGCTGGAATCGCGCGGGCACAGGGTCACGCGGATCGACATGGACCGCGACGTCGCGCTACGTTTGGCCGAAACGAAGCCCGATGTCGTCTTCAATGCGCTCCATGGCGTTCCGGGGGAGGATGGCACGGTGCAGGGGATGATGGACCTGATGGGCCTCACCTACACCCATTCGGGCCTCGCGACGTCGGTCATCGCCATCGACAAGCAACTGACCAAGCAGGCGCTGGTCCCTCACGGCATCCCCATGCCCGGCGGGCAGGTGGTGAAGAGCGAAAGCCTGTTCGCGGGCGACCCGCTGCCGCGTCCCTATGTGGTGAAGCCGGTCAATGAAGGCAGTTCCGTCGGCGTCGCCATCGTGACGCAGGGCGGCAATTATGGCTCGCCCATCGGCCGCGATGTCGAAGGGCCTTGGCTGCATTTCGAGGAGCTGCTGGCCGAACCCTATATTCGCGGGCGGGAACTCACCACCGCCGTGCTGGGCGAGGAAGCGCTGCTGGTCACGGAATTGCAGCCCAAGAGCGGCTTCTACGACTTCGACGCCAAATATACCGACGGCATGACCGAGCATGTCTGTCCCGCCGACATTCCCGACGACATCGCGCAGGCGTGCAAGGCGATATCGCTCCGCGCCCACAAGCTGCTGGGCTGCAAGGGGGCGTCCCGTTCCGACTTCCGCTGGGACGACACGCGGGGTATCGACGGACTGTTCCTGCTGGAAGTCAACACGCAACCGGGCATGACGCCGCTCAGCCTCGTGCCCGAACAGGCGGCCAGGCTGGGCATCGAATATGCGGAACTGGTCGAACGGATCGTCGAGGATGCGCTGAAAGAGGGGCCGGAAATGGGGGCATCGCATGGCTGA
- the ftsA gene encoding cell division protein FtsA, translating to MAQPKVEKLVTAIDIGSWKVSALIAGRTETGELTILGTGQRESRGVRRGFIADMERTELAVRETVEQAERVAGTNIEDVWVSFSGGSLVSDVVTVERDMGGYRVEQADIDDLLATGQQGIDPDGRVVLHAQPTCFTINGKVPVKKPLGMHADLLGVDIHVVLADGAPLANLDLCVRGAYLNVNSIVASPIATGFACLSEEERDLGVALVELGAGVTNVSLYAGGMLVGLHSIPIGASDITDDIASAFGIRRSQAERIKCFYGSAMQNRRDFREMIEIATPHGDVAIPGQNAGPNAEGGKITRAALVGVICERLNQIMVEVNSALAGMGFNTPTGRQVVLTGGGAEMKGIADYAQGALGRAVRIGRPRGIAALPEAHGGPAFATLAGLALYGASNPVDLRAMAPAPQTVHRLTAPQWWQRMMRAMKTNY from the coding sequence ATGGCCCAGCCCAAGGTCGAAAAGCTCGTCACCGCGATCGACATCGGATCGTGGAAGGTGTCCGCGCTGATCGCGGGGCGGACCGAGACGGGCGAACTGACCATATTGGGCACGGGCCAGCGCGAAAGCCGGGGCGTGCGGCGCGGCTTCATCGCCGACATGGAGCGCACCGAACTCGCCGTGCGCGAAACCGTGGAGCAGGCCGAACGGGTCGCGGGCACCAATATCGAGGATGTGTGGGTCAGCTTTTCCGGCGGCAGCCTCGTCAGCGACGTGGTGACGGTGGAGCGCGACATGGGCGGCTATCGCGTCGAGCAGGCCGACATCGACGATTTGCTCGCGACCGGCCAGCAGGGGATCGACCCGGACGGCCGCGTGGTGCTCCATGCCCAGCCGACCTGCTTCACCATCAACGGCAAGGTGCCGGTCAAGAAGCCGCTGGGAATGCATGCCGACCTGCTCGGCGTCGACATCCATGTCGTGCTGGCCGACGGCGCGCCGCTCGCCAATCTCGACCTGTGCGTCCGGGGCGCCTATCTCAACGTCAATTCCATCGTCGCCTCGCCCATCGCGACGGGCTTTGCCTGCCTCTCCGAAGAAGAGCGCGACCTGGGCGTCGCGCTGGTGGAACTGGGTGCGGGCGTCACCAATGTCTCGCTCTATGCGGGGGGCATGCTGGTGGGGCTGCACTCCATCCCCATCGGCGCCTCGGACATCACCGACGACATTGCCTCGGCCTTCGGCATCCGCCGCAGCCAGGCCGAGCGGATCAAATGCTTCTACGGATCGGCGATGCAGAACCGCCGCGACTTCCGCGAGATGATCGAGATCGCGACGCCCCATGGCGATGTCGCCATTCCGGGGCAGAACGCCGGACCCAATGCGGAAGGGGGCAAGATCACCCGCGCCGCGCTGGTGGGCGTGATCTGCGAACGGCTGAACCAGATCATGGTGGAGGTCAACAGCGCCCTCGCGGGCATGGGCTTCAACACGCCGACCGGGCGGCAGGTGGTGCTGACGGGCGGTGGCGCGGAAATGAAGGGCATCGCCGATTATGCGCAGGGCGCGCTGGGCCGCGCCGTCCGCATCGGCCGCCCGCGCGGCATCGCTGCCCTGCCCGAAGCGCATGGCGGCCCGGCCTTCGCGACTTTGGCGGGGCTCGCGCTCTACGGCGCTTCCAACCCGGTTGATCTAAGGGCGATGGCGCCCGCGCCGCAGACCGTGCATCGTCTCACCGCACCCCAGTGGTGGCAGCGGATGATGCGGGCGATGAAGACCAATTATTGA
- the gcvT gene encoding glycine cleavage system aminomethyltransferase GcvT translates to MTGKDDIATLEEELPPGELPLDAWHRAQGARMVVFAGYHMPIQYEGIMAEHAWVREHAGLFDVSHMGQLGFSGEGVDDALEQLLPSDIKGLKPFRQRYSMLLDEEGGILDDLMVTRLGGGAFDGADIYMVVNGATKYDDIGWMIEHLPDEVTMNHMDEQALLALQGPEAGEALASLVPETADLYFMQSGPFAWRGVPLWISRSGYTGEDGFEISLPAEHAKLLADALVALPQVKPIGLGARDSLRLEAGLPLYGHDLDPRVSAIGADLGFAIQKRRREEGGFFGHARVLKELADGPGSKRVGFRIDGRLPAREGAPVYAGDVMVGEVTSGGFAPTVGAPIAMGWVSLPHSAPGTALEIEVRGKRIAAAVAPMPFVPHRYRRRKPA, encoded by the coding sequence ATGACCGGCAAGGACGATATCGCCACCCTCGAAGAGGAACTGCCGCCCGGCGAATTGCCGCTCGACGCCTGGCACCGCGCGCAGGGCGCCCGCATGGTGGTCTTCGCGGGCTATCACATGCCGATCCAGTATGAAGGCATCATGGCCGAACATGCATGGGTGCGCGAACATGCGGGCCTGTTCGATGTCAGCCACATGGGCCAGCTCGGCTTTTCCGGCGAGGGCGTGGACGACGCGCTGGAGCAGCTGCTGCCCAGCGACATCAAGGGGCTGAAACCCTTCCGCCAGCGCTATTCGATGCTGCTGGACGAGGAAGGCGGCATCCTCGACGACCTGATGGTGACGCGGCTGGGCGGCGGCGCCTTCGATGGCGCGGACATCTACATGGTCGTCAACGGCGCGACCAAATATGACGATATCGGCTGGATGATCGAGCATCTGCCCGACGAAGTCACCATGAACCATATGGACGAGCAGGCCCTGCTGGCCTTGCAGGGGCCGGAGGCGGGCGAGGCGCTCGCATCCCTCGTCCCGGAGACGGCGGACCTCTATTTCATGCAGTCCGGCCCTTTCGCATGGCGCGGCGTGCCGCTGTGGATCAGCCGGTCGGGCTATACCGGTGAGGACGGTTTCGAGATCAGCCTTCCCGCCGAACATGCGAAGCTGCTGGCCGATGCGCTGGTCGCCCTACCGCAGGTCAAGCCCATCGGCCTTGGCGCGCGCGATTCGCTGCGGCTGGAGGCGGGGCTGCCGCTTTACGGGCACGACCTCGACCCGCGCGTCAGCGCGATCGGGGCCGATCTGGGCTTCGCGATCCAGAAGCGCCGCCGCGAGGAAGGCGGCTTTTTCGGCCATGCCCGCGTGCTGAAGGAACTGGCCGACGGCCCCGGCAGCAAGCGCGTGGGTTTCCGGATCGACGGCCGCCTCCCCGCGCGGGAAGGCGCGCCCGTCTATGCGGGCGACGTGATGGTGGGCGAAGTCACCTCCGGCGGCTTTGCGCCGACCGTCGGCGCGCCCATCGCGATGGGCTGGGTCAGCCTGCCGCACAGCGCGCCCGGCACGGCGCTGGAGATCGAAGTCAGGGGCAAGCGCATCGCCGCGGCCGTTGCGCCGATGCCGTTCGTGCCGCACCGTTACCGCCGCCGGAAACCGGCCTGA
- the ftsZ gene encoding cell division protein FtsZ, translating into MSIEISPPHVDELKPRIAVIGVGGAGGNAIANMIAASVEGVDFIVANTDAQALNASPAERRIQLGPQITEGLGAGSRPEIGKAAAEETITSVEQALEGAHMCFIAAGMGGGTGTGAAPVIAKAARDKGILTVGVVTKPFTFEGNRRMKSAESGIEELQKHVDTLIVIPNQNLFLIANPNTTFKEAFQMADEVLQQGVRGITDLMVMPGLINLDFADVRSVMGEMGKAMMGTGEAEGDGRALQAAEKAIANPLLDGVSMRGAKGVIVSIVGGDDMRLMEVDEAANHIRELVDPDANIIWGSAFNDGLNGKIRVSVVATGIDSEATQGATPLTQPFSFASRPSVAVPSSAPRPAAPAQPTAAPAAEEEPETLELDVPAAPAPAPLTPPVEDKAVPDSAPAPLRPAAVFSDENPDEDELLLGAESAEEAAPAAAPEPPQPAPRVATGGTLFERMAGLTRGADKAPAADDGKGADIPRFLNRQSNQ; encoded by the coding sequence ATGAGCATTGAGATCAGCCCGCCGCATGTGGACGAGTTGAAGCCACGCATCGCGGTGATCGGCGTCGGCGGCGCGGGCGGCAACGCCATCGCGAACATGATCGCCGCCAGTGTCGAGGGCGTGGATTTCATCGTCGCCAACACCGACGCGCAGGCGCTGAACGCCTCTCCGGCGGAACGGCGCATCCAGCTTGGCCCGCAGATCACCGAAGGGCTGGGCGCGGGATCGCGTCCCGAAATCGGCAAGGCGGCCGCTGAGGAAACCATCACGTCGGTCGAGCAGGCGCTGGAAGGCGCGCATATGTGCTTCATCGCGGCGGGCATGGGCGGCGGCACCGGCACCGGCGCGGCCCCCGTCATCGCCAAGGCGGCGCGCGACAAGGGCATCCTCACGGTCGGGGTGGTGACCAAGCCTTTCACCTTCGAAGGCAACCGCCGCATGAAATCGGCGGAATCGGGCATCGAGGAACTGCAAAAGCATGTCGATACCCTGATCGTCATCCCGAACCAAAATCTGTTCCTGATCGCGAACCCCAACACCACCTTCAAGGAAGCCTTCCAGATGGCGGACGAGGTGTTGCAGCAGGGCGTGCGCGGCATCACCGACCTGATGGTCATGCCCGGCCTCATCAACCTCGACTTTGCGGACGTGCGCTCCGTGATGGGGGAAATGGGCAAGGCGATGATGGGCACCGGCGAAGCGGAAGGCGACGGCCGCGCGCTCCAGGCGGCGGAAAAGGCGATCGCCAACCCGCTGCTCGACGGCGTATCGATGCGCGGGGCGAAGGGCGTCATCGTGTCCATCGTCGGTGGCGACGACATGCGCCTGATGGAAGTGGACGAAGCCGCCAACCATATCCGCGAACTGGTGGACCCGGACGCGAACATCATCTGGGGATCGGCGTTCAACGACGGCCTCAACGGCAAGATCCGCGTGTCGGTCGTGGCGACCGGCATCGATAGCGAAGCCACGCAGGGCGCCACGCCCCTGACCCAGCCGTTCAGCTTCGCCAGCCGCCCGTCCGTGGCAGTGCCGTCGAGCGCGCCCAGGCCTGCCGCGCCGGCACAGCCCACCGCCGCGCCGGCCGCGGAAGAAGAGCCCGAAACGCTGGAACTGGACGTGCCCGCAGCACCCGCGCCCGCGCCGCTGACGCCGCCGGTCGAGGATAAGGCCGTGCCTGATTCCGCTCCCGCGCCGCTTCGTCCGGCGGCCGTTTTCTCGGACGAGAATCCGGACGAGGACGAACTGCTGCTGGGCGCGGAAAGCGCCGAGGAAGCGGCTCCCGCCGCTGCGCCGGAACCGCCGCAGCCCGCTCCCCGCGTGGCGACGGGCGGGACGCTGTTCGAGCGGATGGCGGGCCTGACGCGCGGCGCGGACAAGGCGCCCGCCGCGGACGATGGCAAGGGCGCGGACATTCCCCGCTTCCTCAATCGCCAGAGCAACCAATAA
- the gcvH gene encoding glycine cleavage system protein GcvH: MSRYFTDEHEWIDVEGEIATVGITDYAQEQLGDIVFVELPAEGTTFGKGDDAAVVESVKAASDVYAPLSGEVVETNGALEDEPALVNSDPEEDGWFFKLRVADAGELDGLMNEAAYKKFVASL; this comes from the coding sequence ATGAGCCGCTATTTTACCGACGAGCATGAATGGATCGATGTCGAAGGCGAAATCGCCACGGTCGGCATCACGGACTATGCGCAGGAACAGTTGGGCGACATCGTGTTCGTCGAACTGCCCGCCGAAGGCACGACCTTTGGAAAGGGCGACGATGCGGCCGTCGTGGAATCGGTGAAGGCCGCTTCCGATGTCTACGCGCCGCTGTCCGGCGAGGTCGTGGAAACCAACGGCGCGCTGGAGGATGAGCCCGCGCTCGTCAACAGCGACCCGGAAGAGGACGGATGGTTCTTCAAGCTGCGCGTCGCCGATGCCGGCGAGCTGGACGGCCTGATGAACGAAGCGGCCTACAAGAAGTTCGTCGCGAGCCTGTGA
- a CDS encoding cell division protein FtsQ/DivIB, with product MAEARIRRGGTARLTRTTSKGRGRQPRRSSRIDRLIAALPISEATVQRMASWAIVGIALALAGGVAIMFGLPGMARQGAADLAARAGFEVEKVEVRGVERMDEMPVYNIALGQVDRSMLSLDLPRVREEMLGLGWVKDARISRRLPDTLVVDIVEREPVAVWQNAGRLQLIDVAGVVLQPVSPGAMPDLPLVVGPNANLQTAGLNKLMENAPALKPMLAGATWVGNRRWDLRFQSGETLSLPEGDKDSASALVNFARMDGVNRLLGRGIVKFDMRDPDRFVLRLPQGLAQDKPDVPADKPAPDAEG from the coding sequence ATGGCTGAGGCACGGATAAGGCGCGGCGGCACCGCGCGCCTCACCCGGACAACATCGAAGGGACGTGGGCGTCAGCCCCGGCGGTCGTCCCGCATCGACCGCCTGATCGCGGCGCTGCCCATCAGCGAGGCGACGGTGCAGCGCATGGCGAGCTGGGCCATTGTCGGCATCGCGCTGGCGCTGGCGGGCGGGGTCGCCATCATGTTCGGCCTGCCCGGCATGGCGCGGCAGGGCGCGGCGGACCTCGCCGCCCGCGCGGGCTTCGAGGTCGAGAAGGTCGAGGTGCGCGGCGTCGAGCGCATGGACGAAATGCCCGTCTACAATATCGCGCTGGGGCAGGTGGACCGTTCCATGCTCTCGCTGGACCTGCCCAGGGTGCGCGAGGAGATGCTGGGGCTCGGCTGGGTCAAGGATGCGCGCATTTCCCGTCGCCTGCCCGATACCCTCGTGGTCGACATCGTCGAGCGCGAGCCGGTCGCGGTGTGGCAGAATGCGGGCCGCCTGCAACTGATCGACGTGGCGGGCGTGGTGCTTCAGCCGGTGTCGCCCGGCGCGATGCCCGACCTGCCGCTGGTGGTGGGACCGAACGCCAATCTCCAGACGGCGGGCCTCAACAAGCTGATGGAGAATGCGCCTGCCTTGAAGCCGATGCTGGCGGGCGCGACATGGGTGGGCAATCGCCGCTGGGACCTGCGTTTCCAGTCGGGCGAGACGCTTTCCCTGCCCGAAGGGGACAAGGATTCCGCCTCCGCTCTCGTCAATTTCGCGCGGATGGATGGGGTGAACCGCTTGCTGGGCCGGGGCATCGTGAAGTTCGACATGCGCGATCCCGACCGCTTCGTCCTGCGCCTGCCCCAGGGCCTGGCGCAGGACAAGCCGGACGTGCCGGCCGACAAGCCCGCCCCGGACGCGGAGGGATAA